From Zavarzinella sp., one genomic window encodes:
- a CDS encoding serine/threonine-protein kinase: MFFHCPYCQFKITVKTAPKPGKYQPKCPKCNGKIVLLVPGEDPASWTAERVPGELPASLTDATFVGADASISTSPSGESAAMADRTVSLAPKSAPIGADANATMPSSANVAGYDTNDATQMVTSNPNLESTISHQTRMDEADSEFTVATQHTSKSRPMSSSGEELAEKIGSYEIIKELGRGGMGAVYLARQLSLDRPVALKVMKTEWSQDAIFLARFTREAFAAAQLAHHNVVQIYDIGEDDGTNFFSMEFVEGQSLGDALKKNGPMPVEQALSYILQAARGLNYAHSRGMIHRDIKPDNLMLNVHGLVKVADLGLVKTPTMNEDDDQLERKKTEPEVGSFGSSLRSLPSDITMVNTAMGSPAYMSPEQCRNASAVDARSDIYSLGCTLYALLRGAPPFSGQSVFDVMSKHATEPMPAIPGIPASVGKLIEKMTAKEPGDRFQTTTELIAATEEILKELAGTSNRATEQLQTFELLAKQFQSTPAKLRKKTVVRGAAVVALIAVVVGYLAGGWLAGSSLLLTAVQTLLSYFVVDGILNRTYIWKRTRQYLFGARLNDWLMATAFIILVILVLWFTGLLWVWVGVSIVSVGIAFTAVIVLDRPIKVQQQKVLAGIDQLLRTMRVQGMDEESLRDYVCQNSGPRWEELFEAIFGYDAKIHARAKFAENENFRTTKFGGWRDPIIQFFDRTNAERQKRKDLKHLEKIEAARFRAQGMDQRAAQLQAAANADDFVEKVNRLRQQKTEVVNIKEILTKSEKPSQPSNRPPVNPVKVVDQLLFGWQTRFLLAALLIVLGGLWVKAYRAQIAAATELAKKIDISANNQQDSQEAALKAAGSLRVLLQRGIPIDLPVFGTFRWVDSLNALVAGLILLLSVFTGSRKRQLVMLLAAVVTASLHFVPGIPTLGPIAPHHLGMLAGVSLTILAIVLFKPAEELVEDDEE, encoded by the coding sequence ATGTTTTTTCATTGTCCTTACTGTCAATTCAAAATTACGGTCAAAACTGCACCGAAACCTGGAAAATATCAGCCAAAATGCCCCAAGTGCAATGGCAAAATTGTGCTGCTGGTCCCAGGTGAAGATCCTGCATCCTGGACTGCAGAACGAGTACCCGGTGAATTGCCAGCTTCGCTGACGGACGCTACCTTTGTGGGTGCAGATGCATCGATTTCAACTTCACCATCGGGTGAATCTGCAGCAATGGCTGATCGAACTGTATCACTGGCGCCAAAATCAGCACCGATTGGGGCTGATGCTAATGCAACAATGCCCAGTAGCGCCAATGTAGCTGGCTACGATACCAACGACGCCACACAGATGGTTACCAGTAATCCCAATCTGGAATCGACGATCAGCCACCAGACCAGGATGGATGAGGCAGACAGCGAGTTTACTGTGGCAACGCAGCACACAAGCAAATCCCGGCCTATGTCCAGCAGTGGTGAAGAACTTGCAGAAAAAATTGGTAGTTATGAGATCATTAAGGAACTGGGACGGGGTGGGATGGGGGCGGTCTATCTGGCTCGCCAACTGTCTCTGGATCGTCCTGTTGCACTGAAAGTAATGAAAACCGAATGGTCGCAGGATGCGATTTTTCTGGCACGCTTTACTCGCGAAGCATTTGCAGCGGCCCAATTAGCCCACCACAACGTGGTTCAGATCTACGATATTGGCGAAGATGATGGCACCAATTTTTTCAGTATGGAGTTTGTTGAAGGACAGTCCCTGGGCGATGCTCTGAAAAAAAATGGCCCTATGCCCGTTGAACAGGCACTGAGTTACATTTTGCAGGCAGCGCGCGGGTTAAACTATGCCCACAGTCGTGGGATGATCCATCGCGATATCAAGCCAGATAACCTGATGTTGAACGTCCACGGATTGGTCAAAGTAGCTGATCTGGGTCTGGTTAAGACCCCCACGATGAATGAAGATGACGATCAACTCGAAAGAAAAAAAACCGAACCGGAAGTGGGATCGTTTGGTTCCAGTCTGCGTTCGCTGCCCTCGGATATTACAATGGTGAATACCGCTATGGGCTCACCTGCGTATATGTCTCCAGAGCAATGCCGCAATGCTTCTGCTGTGGATGCTCGATCCGATATCTATTCGCTTGGCTGCACGCTGTACGCGCTGTTGCGAGGTGCCCCACCTTTCAGTGGGCAGTCAGTATTCGATGTCATGTCAAAACATGCCACGGAACCCATGCCGGCAATCCCTGGTATTCCTGCCTCCGTTGGAAAACTGATCGAAAAAATGACTGCCAAAGAGCCTGGTGATCGTTTTCAGACCACCACAGAATTGATTGCAGCAACGGAAGAAATTCTGAAGGAACTGGCAGGCACTTCGAATCGAGCCACGGAGCAACTACAGACGTTTGAATTATTAGCAAAACAATTCCAATCGACGCCAGCAAAATTGCGAAAAAAGACCGTAGTACGTGGGGCCGCAGTTGTCGCTCTGATTGCCGTGGTGGTGGGTTACCTGGCTGGTGGGTGGCTTGCAGGTTCCAGTCTATTGCTGACGGCGGTACAAACTCTCCTCAGTTACTTTGTGGTCGATGGCATCCTGAACCGAACCTACATCTGGAAACGCACCCGCCAATATCTGTTTGGGGCACGCCTGAACGATTGGCTGATGGCCACCGCATTCATCATTCTGGTAATACTCGTGCTTTGGTTTACAGGGCTGTTGTGGGTATGGGTGGGGGTGTCCATTGTTTCCGTTGGTATTGCGTTTACCGCCGTCATTGTGCTGGACCGCCCAATCAAAGTACAGCAACAGAAAGTGCTAGCTGGCATCGATCAACTGCTGCGTACCATGCGGGTACAGGGAATGGATGAGGAATCTCTCAGAGATTATGTTTGCCAGAACAGTGGCCCACGCTGGGAAGAGTTATTTGAGGCAATTTTCGGCTATGATGCGAAAATTCACGCCAGAGCAAAATTTGCAGAAAATGAGAACTTCCGCACAACGAAGTTTGGTGGGTGGCGTGATCCGATTATTCAATTTTTTGATCGGACAAATGCAGAACGTCAGAAAAGAAAAGATTTGAAACACCTCGAGAAAATTGAAGCAGCTCGATTCCGTGCCCAGGGAATGGATCAGCGTGCTGCGCAGTTGCAGGCGGCGGCTAATGCTGACGACTTTGTTGAAAAAGTGAATCGATTGCGGCAACAGAAAACCGAAGTGGTAAACATTAAAGAAATTCTCACAAAATCGGAAAAACCCAGTCAGCCCAGCAATCGCCCACCAGTTAATCCAGTCAAGGTGGTAGATCAGTTGCTCTTTGGCTGGCAGACCCGTTTTCTGCTGGCAGCGCTGTTGATTGTACTTGGTGGCCTTTGGGTCAAGGCATATCGGGCGCAAATCGCTGCTGCTACAGAACTTGCGAAGAAAATCGATATTTCTGCGAACAATCAGCAAGACAGCCAGGAAGCCGCACTGAAGGCAGCAGGTTCATTGCGTGTGTTGTTGCAGCGTGGTATTCCAATCGACCTGCCCGTGTTTGGTACATTCCGCTGGGTGGATTCACTAAACGCTCTCGTGGCTGGCTTGATTTTGCTACTTTCCGTATTCACTGGCTCCAGAAAACGCCAGTTAGTGATGCTCCTCGCAGCAGTTGTGACCGCTTCGTTACATTTCGTGCCAGGTATCCCCACGTTGGGACCTATTGCCCCACACCACCTTGGAATGCTGGCGGGCGTGTCACTAACCATTTTGGCAATTGTTCTCTTCAAACCAGCCGAAGAACTTGTCGAAGACGACGAAGAGTAA
- a CDS encoding ABC transporter ATP-binding protein: MITTSAAIHCEQIAKTYPGKTPVEAVRGIDLTISVGECFGLLGPNGAGKTTTMEMIEGLLDPTSGNISILGKSWQTDATAIRQKIGISLQETVMSDKLTVAETVRLFRSFYPEGLTPDEAIARVSLQEKSNSYVVKLSGGQKQRLAVACAIVGDPEVLFLDEPTTGLDPQSRRQLWEFIQSYRARGRTVMITTHYMDEAERLCDRVAIVDHGKIIACGTPKELILQLGGEHMIEFELEITGETPKPEAFEILPGTSHCRHAGQSYAISATEPHIALPALMKHLQSHGYNLTTLTTRHATLEDVFVNLTGRQLREGN; the protein is encoded by the coding sequence ATGATTACCACATCGGCTGCCATTCACTGCGAACAAATTGCGAAAACTTACCCAGGCAAGACGCCCGTTGAAGCGGTGCGTGGAATTGACCTGACCATTTCCGTGGGGGAATGTTTTGGGCTGTTAGGACCCAATGGCGCTGGCAAAACCACCACGATGGAGATGATTGAAGGATTGCTCGATCCCACGTCGGGCAATATTTCCATCCTTGGCAAATCATGGCAAACAGACGCCACCGCTATCAGGCAGAAAATCGGCATCTCCTTACAGGAAACGGTCATGTCCGACAAACTGACGGTTGCAGAAACCGTTCGTTTGTTCCGCAGTTTTTACCCTGAAGGTCTGACACCGGATGAAGCGATTGCCCGCGTTTCTTTACAGGAAAAATCGAACAGTTATGTCGTGAAACTGTCCGGCGGACAGAAACAGCGTCTCGCCGTAGCCTGTGCTATTGTTGGCGATCCGGAAGTGCTATTTCTGGATGAACCGACGACTGGTCTTGATCCCCAGTCTCGTCGCCAATTGTGGGAATTCATCCAAAGTTATCGAGCCCGCGGCCGCACAGTGATGATTACCACCCACTACATGGATGAGGCAGAAAGGCTTTGTGACCGCGTGGCAATCGTCGACCACGGTAAAATTATCGCTTGTGGCACCCCCAAAGAACTTATTCTGCAACTAGGTGGGGAACATATGATCGAATTCGAACTGGAAATCACCGGGGAAACACCCAAACCGGAAGCATTTGAAATACTACCGGGAACCAGTCATTGTCGTCATGCTGGGCAAAGTTATGCAATCTCGGCGACGGAACCACATATTGCCCTGCCTGCACTCATGAAACACCTGCAGAGTCATGGCTACAACCTGACCACGCTTACCACGCGGCATGCCACTCTGGAAGATGTATTTGTGAATCTCACAGGCCGCCAATTACGTGAAGGAAACTGA
- a CDS encoding ABC transporter permease: MEPKRYSAIWELTRARIREFFREPAAVFWVYCFPLLIALALGIAFRERPVERITVDIDPTGLSEAKIAETTQLLQQDSRLVVRTATADWQKQLAAGKTDLIIAPKDTGYLFWDEVNRPESVLARHAVEAILLRQANASGPPIETKHLEQPGSRYIDFLLPGLLGMNLMGGGLWGIGFVIADMRVRKLLKRFLATPMVRRDFLLSIMFSRLIFTIPEVLVLLLFGYLLFDVRNQGTLLELITVICLGGFCFGGLGLLVASRVKTIESVSGLMNAVMLPMYVVSGVFFSSERFPEIVQPLIKVLPLTALIDSLRGVMLEGKHLTQLMQEIIIMLAWGGIGFVIALRIFRWK, translated from the coding sequence ATGGAACCGAAACGTTATTCGGCGATCTGGGAACTGACCCGAGCCCGTATTCGAGAATTTTTCCGAGAACCCGCCGCTGTATTCTGGGTATATTGCTTCCCATTATTGATAGCGCTGGCACTGGGAATTGCCTTCCGTGAGCGTCCTGTGGAACGAATCACGGTGGACATTGACCCCACTGGGCTGTCCGAAGCAAAAATTGCAGAAACTACCCAATTATTGCAGCAGGATAGCCGATTGGTGGTACGCACCGCAACAGCTGATTGGCAAAAACAGTTAGCTGCGGGCAAAACTGACCTGATTATTGCCCCCAAGGATACTGGCTATTTATTCTGGGACGAAGTCAACCGCCCGGAATCCGTGCTGGCACGCCATGCTGTTGAAGCGATTTTATTACGGCAGGCAAATGCCAGCGGCCCACCGATTGAAACAAAACATCTGGAACAACCTGGCAGCCGCTATATCGATTTTCTACTCCCAGGCTTGCTGGGCATGAACCTGATGGGTGGGGGTCTGTGGGGGATCGGTTTTGTCATCGCCGACATGCGAGTGCGGAAACTGCTTAAGCGATTTTTAGCCACACCCATGGTGCGGCGGGATTTCCTTCTGTCTATCATGTTCAGCCGACTGATCTTCACAATTCCCGAAGTGCTGGTACTGTTATTATTCGGATACCTGCTTTTTGACGTGCGAAATCAAGGCACCCTGCTGGAACTGATTACTGTCATTTGCCTGGGTGGTTTTTGCTTTGGTGGCCTGGGTTTACTGGTTGCCAGCAGGGTGAAAACGATTGAATCGGTTTCCGGTTTAATGAATGCAGTGATGCTCCCGATGTACGTCGTATCGGGCGTATTCTTTTCATCCGAACGGTTCCCGGAAATCGTGCAGCCACTCATTAAAGTACTCCCCCTGACCGCACTCATCGACAGTTTGCGTGGGGTGATGCTGGAAGGCAAGCATCTCACCCAATTGATGCAGGAAATCATCATCATGCTGGCATGGGGTGGGATTGGCTTCGTAATCGCTTTGAGAATCTTCCGGTGGAAATAA
- a CDS encoding cis-3-hydroxy-L-proline dehydratase: protein MKIKQIKAYQVDLPLHETTYRWSGGKSVTVFDSTIVAVETDTGHIGYGEVCPLGPFYLPAYAAGVRAGLVELGPHLIGQDPREVGKLNRLMDFALKGHPYVKTGIDIACWDLLGQHANLPICELLGGRYGESFHLYRAISQNTPEAMAANVAGYLAEGYHRFQLKTGGDPDEDIARIHAVADIMKPGDRLVSDANTGWSQHEAIRVVNAVRDRDVYIEQPCFSYQECLNVRRNTNLPFILDEVVDSLEMLQRACSDLAMDVVNLKISKFGGLTKIKLARDFCISMGIAMTLEDSWGGDFATAAIAHLAHSTPTELLFSSTDFNSYVTVSTAFDAPQRINGRLAAPTKPGLGITPRMEVLGNPVLTVG, encoded by the coding sequence ATGAAAATTAAACAGATCAAGGCGTATCAGGTTGATTTACCTTTACATGAAACCACTTATCGCTGGTCAGGTGGGAAATCGGTTACCGTGTTTGATAGCACTATTGTGGCCGTGGAAACCGACACTGGGCACATTGGTTATGGCGAAGTCTGTCCTTTGGGACCATTTTATCTGCCCGCTTACGCGGCGGGGGTGCGTGCCGGGTTAGTGGAATTAGGGCCCCACCTGATTGGGCAGGACCCACGCGAAGTGGGGAAACTGAACCGCTTGATGGATTTTGCCCTGAAAGGCCACCCGTATGTCAAAACCGGCATCGACATCGCCTGCTGGGATCTTTTGGGGCAGCACGCAAACCTGCCGATTTGCGAACTGCTTGGTGGAAGATATGGCGAATCATTCCATCTGTATCGGGCCATATCGCAGAATACTCCTGAAGCAATGGCGGCAAACGTGGCTGGCTATCTGGCAGAAGGCTACCACCGATTTCAATTAAAGACTGGCGGTGATCCGGATGAAGATATTGCACGAATCCATGCGGTGGCAGATATCATGAAGCCAGGTGATCGACTTGTTTCAGATGCGAATACTGGCTGGAGCCAGCATGAAGCGATTCGTGTGGTCAATGCTGTTCGTGATCGCGATGTCTACATCGAACAGCCCTGTTTCAGCTACCAGGAATGTTTAAATGTCCGCAGGAATACCAACTTGCCATTCATTCTTGATGAAGTTGTCGATTCTCTGGAAATGTTGCAGCGTGCCTGCAGCGATCTGGCAATGGATGTTGTCAATCTGAAAATCAGTAAGTTCGGTGGGTTGACCAAAATTAAACTAGCTCGCGATTTCTGTATTTCCATGGGTATTGCAATGACCCTGGAAGATAGCTGGGGTGGTGATTTTGCCACAGCAGCCATCGCGCACCTGGCACACAGCACCCCTACCGAGTTGTTATTCAGCAGCACCGACTTTAATAGTTATGTCACGGTCTCTACGGCATTCGATGCACCCCAGCGAATTAATGGACGACTTGCAGCTCCCACAAAGCCTGGTTTGGGGATCACCCCACGAATGGAAGTGCTGGGGAATCCTGTTCTCACCGTGGGCTAA
- a CDS encoding DUF4198 domain-containing protein: MLLPSSTSGKKGESMKISYSYGHPYEHQTYPASAPAKTVLVMPDGSVKAMENWQEINIAGEGEEKVNAFQLELTPPARGDYTLIVTSPPIWIPEEKAYHVDQTRVTIHVETQKGWDNRGTNEKEFSLQPLTRPYGILSGTAFSVQCDLSGAHLETERYLPEAPKVLPPDELITFTAKSDRTGKAVVSLPDPGWWCICATKENAGTMASPTGEMAPVHHRAAIWVYVTKK, from the coding sequence ATGCTTCTCCCTTCTTCCACTAGTGGGAAGAAAGGGGAATCGATGAAGATCTCCTACTCATACGGACACCCATACGAGCATCAGACCTATCCCGCATCAGCACCAGCGAAAACCGTTCTGGTGATGCCAGACGGTAGTGTAAAAGCAATGGAAAATTGGCAGGAAATCAATATTGCTGGAGAAGGCGAAGAAAAAGTAAATGCTTTTCAGCTCGAGCTCACTCCACCTGCACGTGGGGATTACACGTTGATTGTCACGTCGCCACCAATTTGGATTCCAGAGGAAAAAGCCTACCACGTGGATCAGACACGCGTGACAATTCATGTTGAAACTCAGAAAGGTTGGGACAACCGTGGGACTAACGAAAAAGAATTCAGTTTGCAACCACTGACACGACCATACGGCATTCTCTCAGGCACCGCATTCAGCGTTCAATGCGACCTTTCAGGTGCCCATCTGGAAACGGAACGTTATCTGCCAGAGGCACCAAAAGTGCTTCCGCCAGACGAATTGATTACGTTTACAGCAAAATCAGATCGAACTGGTAAAGCCGTAGTCAGTCTGCCCGACCCTGGATGGTGGTGCATCTGTGCTACAAAAGAAAATGCTGGTACCATGGCAAGCCCAACAGGTGAAATGGCTCCGGTCCACCATCGTGCTGCGATCTGGGTCTACGTAACAAAGAAGTAA
- a CDS encoding CbiM family transporter: MNSPLFAVHIADSILSTTYVEVGYLLATLLIAVGSYRFSESDIVRVGMLSAVFFVASTINIRVGPTSVHLLMNGLLGVILGRKAVLAISIGLLLQVLLLAHGGYSSLGCNIVIISLPALMAGSIFRFLRKTPMVAGALAGAFAVTGAVVLNWLVLVAGGNEDWRYLATVMGFAHLPIIGIEAAIVGATVKYLAKAKPELLGIQTTETGPVKSL; encoded by the coding sequence ATGAATTCTCCGTTATTTGCAGTTCACATTGCAGACAGCATTTTATCCACTACCTACGTAGAAGTTGGATACCTGCTTGCTACGTTGCTGATCGCGGTAGGATCATATCGCTTTTCCGAATCGGATATTGTCCGCGTTGGAATGCTCAGTGCTGTTTTTTTTGTAGCATCTACCATCAATATTCGCGTCGGTCCCACTTCGGTTCATTTACTGATGAACGGGCTACTGGGGGTGATTCTCGGCCGGAAGGCAGTTTTGGCAATATCCATAGGCCTGCTGCTTCAGGTATTGTTGCTGGCACATGGTGGGTATTCCAGCCTGGGATGTAATATAGTCATCATCTCTTTGCCTGCACTTATGGCAGGTAGCATTTTCCGTTTTCTTCGAAAAACGCCTATGGTTGCTGGTGCGTTGGCAGGTGCATTCGCTGTCACGGGTGCTGTTGTCCTCAATTGGCTGGTTTTGGTTGCTGGTGGGAATGAAGATTGGCGTTATCTGGCCACCGTGATGGGGTTTGCCCACCTGCCAATCATTGGGATTGAAGCTGCGATTGTGGGAGCTACTGTAAAATATCTTGCAAAAGCCAAACCGGAATTACTCGGCATCCAAACGACAGAAACTGGCCCAGTGAAATCGTTGTAA
- the rph gene encoding ribonuclease PH: MPYQRQDGRQFNELRPINFELNFTKNATGSVLVRCGNTVVLCTCQVENSVPPFLVGKGTGWLTAEYGMLPGSTHSRKQRDKAGKVDGRSVEIQRLIGRSLRAVVDLSQLGERTLWLDCDVLQADGGTRTTAINGAFVALYLALANLKETLPPITAILTNSVAAVSVGIVEETAVLDLPYVEDRDAAVDMNIVMTGKGEFIEVQGTGEETTFTGTQLQQMLQLGQDGIAQIAQLQRASLGELWQHSC, from the coding sequence ATGCCCTATCAAAGGCAGGATGGTCGCCAGTTCAATGAATTGCGTCCGATCAATTTTGAACTGAATTTCACCAAGAATGCCACCGGCAGTGTGCTGGTGCGCTGTGGCAACACCGTTGTGCTGTGTACGTGTCAGGTGGAGAATTCTGTTCCTCCGTTTCTGGTGGGTAAAGGGACTGGTTGGCTGACTGCCGAATACGGGATGCTTCCCGGTTCCACTCATTCAAGGAAACAACGTGATAAAGCAGGGAAAGTGGATGGCAGATCAGTTGAAATTCAACGTTTGATTGGCAGAAGTTTGCGGGCTGTGGTTGACCTGAGCCAGTTAGGTGAGCGTACTTTGTGGCTGGATTGCGATGTTCTGCAGGCTGATGGCGGTACACGCACCACCGCCATCAACGGCGCTTTTGTAGCACTATACCTTGCACTGGCGAATCTGAAAGAAACCCTCCCACCAATTACGGCTATTTTGACGAATTCCGTTGCAGCTGTCAGCGTGGGGATTGTTGAAGAGACAGCGGTGCTGGACCTTCCCTACGTAGAAGATCGTGATGCTGCAGTTGACATGAATATTGTGATGACGGGTAAGGGGGAATTCATCGAAGTGCAGGGGACTGGTGAAGAAACTACCTTTACTGGGACACAATTACAGCAGATGTTGCAACTAGGACAGGACGGTATTGCCCAGATTGCACAATTGCAACGTGCTTCTCTGGGCGAATTGTGGCAGCACTCGTGTTGA
- the argF gene encoding ornithine carbamoyltransferase: MKDFLRIIDHSPETLRHMIDRAADIKRDLKKGIMHHPLRDKIVALVFEKPSLRTRVSFQAGITQLGGESLFIHGSEVGLGERESAADFARVMSQYVDAIVMRVFDHRTVAEVAKFATVPVINGLSNTSHPCQAMADILTIQESFGSYERKKVVFIGDGNNVALSLAVLCGKLGMQFILSCPEGYGFPKDFEETYASSVDGAIPHEIRDPMEAASMADVLYTDVWTSMGQEKEREIRLEKFKRYQINEEMIKKAPLHVRVMHCLPAHRGEEITDGVIESPVSLVFQQAGNRMHAQKAILEWLFTEEKVY, encoded by the coding sequence ATGAAAGATTTTCTTCGAATTATTGACCATTCCCCGGAAACACTGCGGCACATGATTGACCGTGCTGCGGATATCAAACGTGATTTGAAAAAAGGGATCATGCACCACCCGCTGCGGGATAAGATTGTTGCCCTGGTGTTCGAAAAGCCCTCTTTACGCACCCGCGTGAGTTTTCAGGCGGGAATTACTCAGTTGGGTGGGGAAAGCCTGTTTATCCATGGCAGTGAAGTCGGGCTTGGTGAACGCGAATCTGCGGCAGATTTTGCCAGAGTGATGTCCCAGTATGTCGATGCGATTGTCATGCGGGTGTTTGATCATCGTACTGTTGCGGAAGTTGCGAAATTTGCCACTGTTCCTGTAATCAATGGATTGTCCAACACATCCCACCCCTGTCAGGCAATGGCAGACATTCTGACGATTCAGGAATCGTTTGGTAGCTACGAACGCAAAAAAGTAGTTTTTATTGGCGATGGCAATAATGTTGCCCTGTCTCTCGCAGTGCTTTGTGGGAAACTGGGGATGCAGTTTATCCTCTCCTGCCCGGAAGGATACGGTTTTCCGAAAGATTTTGAAGAAACCTATGCCAGTTCCGTTGATGGTGCTATTCCCCACGAAATTCGTGATCCGATGGAAGCTGCCAGCATGGCGGATGTGCTCTATACCGATGTCTGGACCAGCATGGGACAGGAAAAAGAGCGCGAAATCCGACTGGAAAAGTTCAAGCGGTATCAAATAAATGAAGAAATGATTAAGAAAGCCCCGCTACATGTGCGGGTGATGCACTGTTTGCCCGCCCATCGTGGGGAAGAAATTACCGATGGTGTCATCGAATCACCAGTGAGTCTGGTGTTTCAACAAGCTGGTAATCGCATGCACGCACAGAAAGCAATTCTTGAATGGTTATTTACTGAAGAAAAGGTGTATTAA
- a CDS encoding aspartate aminotransferase family protein has translation MTSPEVISLFQEYVIGNYTRYPVCLVRGAGSRVWDAEGKEYLDFFPGWGCGLLGHCPPAIVEAVQKQVAELIHVPNTWYTIPQGQLAKELSTRTTFGGKAFFCNSGTEANEAAIKLARLNGKQTGAMGDRYKIITMHNSFHGRTFGSLSATAQPKYHQGVGPMLPGFSYVPYGDLDALAKAIDPETIAVMLEPIQGEGGVNIPTDHFFAGLRELCDQHRILLIFDEVQTGMGRTGKWYTHQHWNIQPDIITLAKAVAGGVALGGLLARPEVASKLVPGTHAATFGGNPIACVAALATIRTIEEDNLLERAIAIGERFRSHAADFSQKSGLIRDIRIKGAMIGIEIASDGAPVVAECLKRGLLINCTHQTVIRLLPALNISDEEIDRGCEILMSVLSTLS, from the coding sequence ATGACATCACCGGAAGTAATCAGCCTCTTTCAGGAATACGTTATTGGTAATTACACACGTTATCCGGTTTGTCTGGTACGTGGGGCTGGTTCACGTGTTTGGGATGCGGAAGGAAAAGAATATCTCGATTTCTTCCCGGGATGGGGCTGTGGTCTGCTTGGGCATTGTCCACCTGCAATTGTGGAAGCGGTACAGAAACAGGTGGCGGAATTGATCCACGTTCCGAACACCTGGTACACCATTCCTCAGGGACAACTTGCAAAAGAATTAAGCACCCGAACAACTTTTGGCGGCAAGGCATTTTTCTGCAACAGCGGGACGGAAGCCAACGAAGCCGCAATTAAACTGGCCCGCCTGAATGGTAAACAGACCGGTGCCATGGGTGATCGGTACAAAATCATCACCATGCACAACAGTTTTCATGGTCGGACATTCGGTTCGCTTTCTGCTACGGCCCAGCCAAAATACCATCAGGGTGTCGGACCGATGTTGCCCGGCTTCTCTTATGTGCCTTACGGCGATCTGGATGCACTGGCAAAGGCAATCGATCCGGAAACAATCGCGGTGATGTTGGAGCCAATCCAGGGTGAAGGTGGGGTAAATATTCCCACGGATCATTTTTTTGCAGGCTTGCGCGAATTGTGCGACCAGCACCGGATTTTATTAATATTTGATGAAGTTCAGACTGGGATGGGACGCACCGGCAAGTGGTATACCCACCAACATTGGAACATTCAGCCGGACATTATCACGTTGGCCAAAGCAGTTGCAGGTGGGGTTGCGTTAGGTGGCCTGCTGGCCCGCCCGGAAGTTGCCAGTAAGCTGGTGCCTGGAACGCACGCTGCTACTTTTGGTGGCAATCCAATTGCGTGCGTCGCTGCACTGGCTACAATTCGGACAATTGAAGAGGACAATCTCCTGGAGCGAGCAATTGCGATAGGAGAGCGTTTTCGGTCCCACGCCGCTGATTTTTCCCAAAAATCAGGCTTAATTCGGGATATTCGGATCAAAGGTGCAATGATTGGCATAGAAATTGCTAGCGATGGTGCCCCAGTGGTGGCTGAGTGCCTGAAGCGCGGATTATTGATTAACTGCACCCACCAGACAGTGATTCGATTATTGCCTGCTCTGAATATTTCCGATGAGGAGATAGATCGTGGGTGTGAAATTCTAATGAGCGTGTTATCCACGCTGTCTTAA